The Streptomyces sp. NBC_01142 genomic interval GCCGCCACGGTGACGACGGCCCCGGCGTACTCGATCCTGACCTCTACACGCTCGCTGCGCGACGCGCGCCAGTTGGCGACGGTGAGCAGAAGGGTACTCAGGGCGATCGTGTTGGACAGCACCACATTGATGACCTCCAGCGCAGAACCGCCCATCGAGCCGGGCTCTGCCTTGTCGGCGGCCAACTCGTGCTCGACGCCGACCAGGTCCGAGTCCCGGGCCAGCCAGCGGTGCAACGACCGCACCTGCCCGTCATCTCCAACGACCCGGATCCGTAACCCCAGTTGTTCCCGCATGCCCTGACTGCCCCTTCAGCGTGCTACCGGGTGAGGCATCCTAGGGCAGCTCTGTCCCGTGTGTACGGCCTATGGCATTCCGGATATCGATTTGGGGTAGCGGGGCGGCCACGGTTTGACGGTCAGCGAGCCGGCCTACGGGTGCAGCTCGCCGAGGAACGCGGTCCACGCGGCGGCCGGAATGTCAAAGCTCGGGCCGGCCTCACCGAGCTTGGAGTCGCGGACGTGGACGGTGTGGGGGCAGGAGGCGACCTCTACGCAGTCGCCGCCCTGGCTGTCGCTGTGTGTGGACTTACGCCAGTCCAGGGCGACCTCTATGCAGGCGCTGCCTTCGCTGTCGCTGTAGCTGGACTTGAACCACGTAAGTCGGTCGCTCATAGCTCCTCCACCCCTTGCCTGATGAATTCCGCCGATTCTTCGACGCTGAGGGCCTGCATGCGGATCATGCCATGCGCCTCGGCCAGCGCACTGACCCTGACGGGGTCTGAGTGGAGGGCGCTCGTTTCCGGTGCTTCGACGTAGGCGTAGCGGTCGTGGTCGGTGGTCTCCATCAACACCATTGAGCCGTTGAGCGACAGTCCGTTGCACCGGCCTTGAGGCAATACCTGGATTGAGACGTTCCGCAACTTGCCCACGTCCAGAACCCGTTCCAGCTGTCGCAGCATCACCTCTTTGCCGCCGACCATCGTCCGCAACGAGGCTTCGTACAGTACGAAGCTGAACACCGTGCCGGTTTTGAGCGTCAGCGCCCCCTGCCGTTGCATGCGCGCACGTACGCGCTCCTCCACCGTTTCGTCGTCCAGCGGGGGGTGGCTCTCGCTGATC includes:
- a CDS encoding DUF397 domain-containing protein, whose protein sequence is MSDRLTWFKSSYSDSEGSACIEVALDWRKSTHSDSQGGDCVEVASCPHTVHVRDSKLGEAGPSFDIPAAAWTAFLGELHP
- a CDS encoding helix-turn-helix transcriptional regulator produces the protein MTETWRYCGNQIKLWRMHAGVSREELGKEANYEYESVKSMEQGRRRPTARLLQVADEMCGAGGKLLAAQEYLKPDPFPARAQEFMAIESEAIARHSYDALLIPGLLQTEEYARALISESHPPLDDETVEERVRARMQRQGALTLKTGTVFSFVLYEASLRTMVGGKEVMLRQLERVLDVGKLRNVSIQVLPQGRCNGLSLNGSMVLMETTDHDRYAYVEAPETSALHSDPVRVSALAEAHGMIRMQALSVEESAEFIRQGVEEL